One Phoenix dactylifera cultivar Barhee BC4 chromosome 14, palm_55x_up_171113_PBpolish2nd_filt_p, whole genome shotgun sequence DNA window includes the following coding sequences:
- the LOC120113183 gene encoding uncharacterized protein LOC120113183, giving the protein MADGGVASAPPGDEDRGMPALWAAVRGLEGAVRDIQQALQSMRVDINRERLQAREDLPHGPPVPARDPPHRRRQRILPETSDEEEEEAVHRAFGGPRLHPGDFFGSVGGKRAGGHFERGLPDGGAANDGGEGQRPRRNRPEAFDHRRAQVGDGVFSEATEFRGQRPWGNQGHVGRRRDGFDRGLNRGDLAFDAWPPDEDAIADEVQEPYPRMNRAYAGGRNMEPMRNRFPGGARDRGSPDFRLKVDLPAFNGNLHIEGFLDWLAEVEKFFDYMEIPDQKKVKLVAYKLKGGASAWWDQLQHNRLRQGKMQITTWRKMKQHLRGRFLPPDYEQALYHQYQNCRQGPRTVTEYTDEFNRLNARNNLSETENQQVARYIGGLKPAIRDQVDLYPVWSLTEATSLALKLEAQATRKAHQFQPMNRASSSRSTIAKPKTVEGAATSSQPPPISTSRGAGNFSRQQAAPKGNGNPYERPMPIKCYRCQEVGHRSNECPRRRPVHVVEAEDEEEMPHEEEDHEEGQTDDEDVEVTVPDQGVPASFVVQRILFAPKNEEESQRHSIFKTCCTINKTVCNVIIDSGSSENIVSSALVRAMGLKTEKHPSPYKIGWIKKGAETRVENVCRVPLSIGRYYKDEVVCDVVDMDACHVLLGRPWQHDTDVTFRGRDNTYLFRWQGRKILLVPMKEKPTPKTSQVEGKSFLAVSSAQFMAELKGAEEVMVLIVKGTEMPILQQVPEEFKELLTEFKDITPAELPNGLPPMRDIQHHIDLVPGASLPNLPHYRMSPKESKILQQQVEDLIKKGLIRESMSPCAVPALLTPKKDGSWRMCVDSRAINRITVKYRFPIPRLNDMLDMLEGAKVFSKIDLRSGYHQIRIRPGDEWKTAFKTKDGLYEWMVMPFGLSNAPSTFMRTMNQVLKSFIGKFVVVYFDDILIYNRNEIEHKEHLRAVLLALRKNQLFVNFKKCHFVTKRLVFLGFVVGADGI; this is encoded by the coding sequence ATGGCAGATGGCGGTGTGGCGAGTGCTCCTCCCGGTGATGAAGATCGCGGGATGCCGGCGTTGTGGGCGGCCGTCCGCGGCTTGGAAGGAGCCGTCCGTGACATCCAACAAGCCCTTCAAAGCATGCGCGTCGACATCAACCGGGAGCGACTGCAAGCCCGTGAGGATCTCCCTCACGGTCCACCGGTGCCGGCACGGGATCCACCCCACCGACGTCGGCAACGGATTCTTCCGGAGACGTCCgacgaggaagaagaggaagcggtCCACAGGGCGTTTGGTGGACCGCGACTGCATCCAGGTGACTTCTTCGGTTCCGTTGGGGGCAAACGGGCCGGAGGACACTTCGAGCGAGGCCTTCCCGACGGGGGAGCGGCTAACGACGGCGGCGAGGGGCAGCGCCCGCGGAGGAACCGGCCGGAGGCATTCGACCACCGGCGAGCCCAGGTTGGGGACGGCGTCTTCAGCGAAGCCACTGAGTTCCGTGGGCAACGACCCTGGGGAAATCAAGGTCATGTGGGCCGCAGGCGTGATGGGTTCGACCGAGGACTTAACCGTGGAGATTTGGCTTTTGACGCTTGGCCCCCTGATGAAGATGCAATCGCTGACGAAGTGCAGGAGCCATATCCACGGATGAACAGGGCCTATGCAGGAGGGAGAAATATGGAACCCATGAGAAATAGGTTCCCTGGTGGCGCTCGTGACAGGGGCTCCCCTGATTTCAGATTGAAAGTAGACCTCCCTGCATTCAACGGCAATCTCCACATTGAGGGATTTTTGGACTGGTTGGCCGAAGTAGAAAAATTTTTTGATTATATGGAGATCCCAGATCAGAAGAAAGTGAAGTTGGTCGCGTATAAATTAAAGGGTGGAGCATCTGCATGGTGGGATCAACTGCAACATAACCGTCTACGGCAAGGGAAGATGCAGATCACCACCTGGCGCAAGATGAAGCAACATTTGCGTGGCCGTTTCCTCCCACCTGACTACGAGCAAGCGCTCTACCATCAATACCAGAATTGCCGACAGGGCCCTCGGACGGTGACCGAATACACTGATGAATTCAACCGCCTCAATGCCCGCAACAACTTGTCAGAAACAGAAAATCAGCAAGTGGCAAGGTACATTGGTGGGTTGAAGCCAGCCATCAGAGATCAGGTGGATTTATATCCGGTGTGGAGTCTGACGGAAGCCACAAGTTTGGCCTtaaaactcgaggcgcaggcgACACGAAAGGCACACCAATTTCAGCCCATGAATAGAGCATCATCCTCGCGCTCCACCATAGCAAAGCCGAAGACTGTTGAAGGGGCGGCCACCTCTAGTCAACCACCACCGATATCCACATCGAGAGGAGCTGGAAATTTCAGCAGGCAGCAGGCGGCCCCAAAAGGTAATGGCAACCCCTACGAGAGACCCATGCCTATAAAATGTTACAGATGTCAGGAGGTTGGGCATCGGTCTAACGAGTGTCCGAGGCGACGGCCAGTCCATGTAGTCGAAgctgaggatgaagaagaaatgCCGCATGAGGAGGAGGATCATGAAGAGGGGCAGACCGACGATGAAGACGTCGAGGTGACGGTGCCGGATCAGGGAGTTCCGGCCTCCTTTGTAGTTCAGCGAATTTTATTTGCCccgaagaatgaagaagaatcgCAACGCCACAGCATTTTCAAAACTTGCTGCACTATCAACAAAACTGTGTGCAACGTGATTATTGACAGCGGCAGCAGCGAAAACATTGTTTCCTCTGCGTTGGTTCGTGCAATGGGATTGAAGACAGAAAAGCACCCGTCTCCTTATAAGATTGGATGGATTAAGAAAGGAGCTGAAACGAGGGTAGAAAATGTATGCAGGGTGCCCTTGTCCATCGGGAGGTACTACAAGGATGAAGTGGTATGCGATGTGGTGGATATGGATGCATGTCATGTTCTACTCGGGCGTCCATGGCAGCATGACACAGATGTTACATTCAGGGGCCGAGACAACACATACTTGTTCAGATGGCAGGGTAGGAAAATTCTGTTGGTGCCCATGAAAGAGAAGCCTACCCCCAAAACTTCTCAAGTGGAGGGGAAGTCTTTCCTTGCAGTTTCTAGTGCGCAGTTCATGGCGGAGCTCAAGGGGGCTGAAGAGGTTATGGTGTTAATTGTTAAGGGGACAGAGATGCCTATCCTGCAGCAGGTGCCCGAGGAGTTCAAAGAATTGTTGACAGAGTTCAAAGACATCACTCCTGCAGAGTTACCAAATGGACTGCCTCCCATGCGAGATATTCAGCACCATATTGATTTGGTGCCTGGTGCAAGTCTTCCCAATCTGCCTCATTACCGCATGAGTCCCAAGGAGAGCAAAATTCTGCAGCAACAAGTTGAagatttgatcaagaaggggctGATCCGGGAGAGCATGAGTCCGTGCGCGGTGCCTGCACTTTTGACGCCGAAGAAGGATGGGAGTtggcgtatgtgtgtggacAGCCGTGCGATCAACAGGATAACAGTAAAATACCGGTTTCCCATACCCCGTTTGAATGATATGCTCGACATGTtagaaggagccaaggtcttctCCAAAATTGACTTACGAAGCGGCTACCATCAAATCCGGATTCGCCCTGGTGATGAGTGGAAGACGGCGTTCAAGACGAAGGATGGGTTATATGAGTGgatggtcatgccttttggcctATCCAATGCACCGAGCACCTTCATGAGAACAATGAATCAGGTACTAAAATCATTTATTGGAAAGTTCGTCGTCGTCtactttgatgatattttgatcTATAATCGCAATGAAATTGAGCATAAGGAGCACTTGAGAGCAGTTTTGCTTGCTTTACGGAAGAATCAGTTGTTTGTTAATTTTAAGAAGTGTCATTTTGTTACAAAACGCTTGGTGTTCCTGGGTTTTGTTGTTGGGGCTGATGGCATATAg
- the LOC103695652 gene encoding potassium transporter 5-like produces the protein MGEEEVVEGVVLKIEMGNDEKENTMREREREEGVEEQMGKEQQPISTHLNRIDSLDKEANRVSGMPASSKVLSMAVVMQLAFQSIGVVYGDIGTSPLYVFASTFADRVPSNDDIVGALSLIIYSLTLFPLIKYVFIVLWANDNGDGGTFAMYSLICRHSKVSAIPNRQAEDMDLSAYKLQILNRHLKRAEKIKQALEKSSWAKTGLLSLALLGTCMVIGDGILTPCISVLSAIDGVRKIDAGLSNDVIAMISVAILVALFAIQRFGTDKVGYTFAPLIVTWYLFIGTIGIFNFMRHDSTVLKAFNPIYIISYFRRDPKEAWISLGGVVLCMTGTEAMFADLGHFSVRSIQIAFAGLIYPCLICAYVGQAAYLSNVPTDVSDAFYKSTPECVYWPMFAVAVLASIIASQAMISATFAIVKQSMALGCFPRVRVIHTSHKHEGQVYIPEINFLLMFACVMVTASFKETTKIGNAYGIAVVAVMIVTSSLLVLIMLMIWQTSLMLVALFVLVFFSFEFLYFSSVLYKFSKGGYLPLSFAAMLFFVMYVWHYVQSRRHAFEVEQKVSTQYLHNLGSNLGISRVPGVGLLYTELTRGIPAIFPHFLTNLPAIHSVLIFVSVKYLPVNRVMADERFLLRRVGPKDYKMYRCIVRYGYRDRRVGNEEFERLLMEHLKSLIRMENWKEDGKGNAEAEEEIRFLESSWTSGVVYLLGHSEVKASEDSGLLKRVVVNYVYDFLRRNFRQGFVDLQIPNKNLLQVGMNYYI, from the exons ATGGGGGAAGAAGAAGTAGTTGAGGGGGTTGTGTTGAAAATAGAGATGGGGAATGATGAGAAGGAGAACACcatgagagaaagagaaagggaggaaggAGTAGAAGAACAGATGGGCAAAGAGCAGCAGCCCATAAGCACACACTTGAACAGGATTGACTCTCTTGACAAAGAGGCTAACCGGGTCTCCGGCATGCCCGCCTCTTCTAAA GTCCTTTCAATGGCCGTCGTAATGCAGCTGGCTTTTCAAAGCATCGGAGTGGTGTACGGGGACATTGGAACGTCGCCATTGTATGTGTTTGCAAGCACATTTGCAGACAGGGTACCGAGCAACGATGACATAGTTGGAGCTCTATCTCTCATCATATATTCTCTCACCCTCTTTCCCCTCATCAAATATGTCTTCATTGTCCTCTGGGCCAATGACAATGGAGATG GTGGAACCTTCGCGATGTATTCCTTGATATGTAGACATTCCAAGGTGAGCGCGATTCCAAACCGGCAAGCAGAAGACATGGATCTCTCTGCTTATAAGCTGCAGATACTCAACAGGCACCTAAAGAGAGCTGAGAAGATAAAACAGGCCTTGGAGAAGAGCAGTTGGGCTAAAACTGGCCTTCTGTCTTTGGCCCTTCTTGGAACATGCATGGTCATTGGTGATGGCATCCTAACTCCTTGTATTTCAG TTCTCTCAGCAATAGATGGAGTGAGGAAAATTGATGCAGGACTAAGCAATg ATGTTATTGCGATGATATCGGTGGCCATACTGGTGGCTCTTTTTGCCATTCAAAGGTTCGGGACCGACAAAGTGGGGTACACATTTGCCCCTTTGATCGTTACGTGGTACTTGTTCATAGGGACCATCGGAATCTTCAATTTCATGAGGCATGATTCAACAGTATTAAAGGCTTTCAACCCCATCTACATCATCTCATACTTCAGGAGGGATCCTAAGGAGGCCTGGATCTCTCTTGGAGGAGTTGTGCTCTGCATGACAG GAACTGAGGCCATGTTTGCTGATCTTGGTCACTTCTCAGTTAGATCGATTCAG aTTGCATTCGCTGGATTGATATACCCTTGCTTAATTTGCGCTTATGTGGGACAAGCTGCCTACCTCTCTAATGTTCCAACTGACGTATCGGATGCCTTTTACAAGTCTACTCCTG AATGTGTGTACTGGCCAATGTTCGCTGTCGCCGTCTTGGCATCAATCATCGCAAGTCAAGCCATGATCTCTGCCACATTTGCAATAGTGAAGCAGTCCATGGCTTTGGGCTGCTTCCCTCGAGTGCGAGTCATCCACACCTCCCACAAGCATGAAGGCCAGGTCTACATTCCTGAGATAAATTTCCTCCTAATGTTTGCCTGCGTCATGGTCACCGCCTCCTTCAAAGAGACGACTAAAATTGGAAATGCTTATG GGATTGCAGTGGTTGCAGTGATGATCGTTACATCCTCCCTTCTCGTCCTAATAATGCTGATGATATGGCAAACCAGCCTTATGCTTGTGGCCCTATTTGTTCTTGTGTTTTTCTCCTTTGAGTTCCTCTACTTCTCTTCAGTGCTCTACAAATTCAGCAAAGGGGGTTACCTTCCGCTCTCCTTTGCTGCAATGCTCTTCTTCGTCATGTATGTGTGGCATTACGTGCAGTCGAGGCGTCATGCATTTGAAGTAGAACAAAAGGTCTCGACCCAATACCTGCACAACCTCGGTTCCAACCTCGGTATCTCACGGGTGCCCGGCGTCGGGCTCCTCTATACCGAGCTGACCCGGGGGATCCCTGCCATATTTCCTCACTTCCTTACCAACCTACCGGCAATTCACTCTGTGCTGATATTTGTCTCGGTCAAGTACCTGCCTGTGAACAGGGTCATGGCCGACGAGCGGTTCTTGCTGAGAAGAGTGGGACCTAAAGACTACAAGATGTATCGTTGTATTGTGAGGTATGGATACCGAGATCGACGTGTAGGGAATGAGGAGTTTGAGCGCCTGCTCATGGAGCATCTCAAGTCACTCATTCGGATGGAGAATTGGAAAGAAGATGGCAAAGGAAATGCAGAGGCAGAGGAGGAGATCAGGTTCTTGGAGAGTTCCTGGACCTCAGGAGTGGTGTACTTGTTGGGTCACAGTGAGGTGAAAGCTAGTGAGGATTCGGGATTGTTAAAGAGGGTGGTTGTCAACTACGTATATGATTTCTTGAGGAGGAATTTCAGGCAGGGATTCGTCGATCTGCAGATACCCAACAAGAACTTGCTGCAAGTAGGCATGAATTACTACATTTGA